The Hippoglossus stenolepis isolate QCI-W04-F060 chromosome 11, HSTE1.2, whole genome shotgun sequence genome includes a window with the following:
- the LOC118117254 gene encoding calcium-activated potassium channel subunit beta-2, translated as MFFVAGAKNTRGAVRGNERSSIYQKFREVDLLDKKKTVTALKPGEDRAILLGLGMILSSVMMYFVLGITILRSYADSVWTEEGVCVVRNSTVTADMNCSYNCGSDCWRVSKYPCLQVYVSVNNTGRVSRLSHNEETQDASSECFYVPRCQRDSVAMHTMIMNISERLKVNQQVPCYYDPSEQQETVLLTRLYDHSVVLHSLLWPSCMITGGVLIIVMVKLTQYLSRLCEEIGKIKR; from the exons ATGTTCTTTGTGGCAGGGGCCAAAAATACAAGAGGCGCggtgagaggaaatgagaggag CTCAATCTACCAGAAATTTCGAGAGGTAGATTTATTAGACAAAAAGAAGACAGTGACAGCTCTAAAGCCTGGTGAAGATCGGGCCATTCTCCTGGGTCTGGGAATGATCCTCTCATCTGTCATGATGTACTTTGTCCTGGGGATCACCATATTACGCTCCTATGCAGACAG tgtgtggacagaggagggtgtgtgtgttgttcgcAACTCCACGGTCACGGCAGACATGAACTGTTCCTACAACTGTGGGTCAGACTGCTGGAGAGTCTCCAAATACCCCTGTCTGCAGGTCTACGTGAGCGTCAATAACACGGGCCGTGTCAGCCGTTTATCTCACAATGAAGAGACCCAGGACGCCAGCTCTGAA TGTTTCTATGTGCCCAGGTGCCAGAGGGACAGTGTGGCCATGCACACCATGATTATGAATATCTCCGAGCGCCTGAAGGTCAACCAGCAGGTCCCCTGTTACTACGACCCCTCCGAGCAGCAGGAGACCGTCCTCCTGACCCGGCTGTACGACCACAGCGTCGTCCTCCACTCGCTGCTCTGGCCCTCCTGCATGATCACAGGGGGGGTCCTCATCATCGTGATGGTGAAGCTCACACAGTACCTCTCCAGACTCTGTGAAGAGATTGGGAAGATCAAGAGGTGA